In the genome of Mucisphaera calidilacus, one region contains:
- a CDS encoding Rieske (2Fe-2S) protein — protein MANWTPVGPAADVPESCQQACSASEHSVVVFRIDGQLHAIENLCPHAGLPLEDGEREGMVLTCPYHGFAFNLRTGANVDDPHDAPVRTLPARENNGQIEVDLDALKD, from the coding sequence ATGGCCAACTGGACACCCGTCGGACCCGCCGCCGACGTCCCCGAATCATGCCAGCAGGCATGCTCCGCCAGCGAGCACTCGGTCGTCGTCTTCCGCATCGACGGACAACTCCACGCCATCGAAAACCTCTGCCCCCACGCAGGCTTACCGCTCGAAGACGGCGAACGCGAGGGCATGGTCCTCACCTGCCCCTACCACGGCTTCGCCTTCAACCTCCGCACCGGCGCCAACGTCGACGACCCCCACGACGCCCCGGTCCGAACCCTCCCCGCACGCGAGAACAACGGGCAGATCGAGGTCGACCTCGACGCCCTCAAGGACTGA
- a CDS encoding M20/M25/M40 family metallo-hydrolase, which produces MIDAILEQVDRQHDDAIQRLCDLLRIPSISTDPAHADDCRTAADWVADHLRDSGLRPQVLPTGGHPAVVAHTDDDAVANPDAPRVLFYGHYDVQPPDPLDQWQSKPFEPTVREGRDGPALFARGACDDKGQVMTFLEALRVYKETGQKLPGPVTVLIEGEEEHGSENLPRFLNEQKKLLNADIVLISDTSMWKPGLPAICYALRGLVYFDLELRGPKIDLHSGVFGGTTANPATILTRVLGQLFDDHNRINIPGFYDDVDPVTPEERDRWDELGFNENDYLGPVGGSAYGEKDLDTLTRRWARPSCDINGLDAGYTGEGAKTVLPAVARAKVSFRIPASMNPDKVARQFDDWLRACDTGPCTWERIDCLSKAASVATPTDSPHIQAVSRAVVTTTGNPPAMVREGATIPVVAEFKTQLGLDSILLGFGLETDAIHSPNEHFGIERFRLGCKTHAALLAEIAAG; this is translated from the coding sequence ATGATTGACGCCATCCTCGAACAGGTCGATCGCCAGCACGACGATGCCATCCAACGCCTCTGCGACCTGCTGCGCATCCCCTCCATCAGCACCGACCCCGCCCACGCCGACGACTGCCGCACCGCCGCCGACTGGGTCGCCGACCACCTCCGCGACTCCGGACTCAGGCCGCAGGTCCTGCCCACGGGCGGACACCCCGCCGTCGTCGCCCACACCGACGACGACGCCGTCGCCAACCCCGACGCCCCGCGCGTCCTCTTCTACGGCCACTACGACGTCCAGCCACCCGATCCCCTCGACCAGTGGCAGAGCAAGCCCTTCGAGCCCACCGTCCGCGAGGGCCGCGACGGGCCCGCCCTCTTCGCACGCGGCGCCTGCGACGACAAGGGCCAGGTCATGACCTTCCTCGAAGCCCTCCGCGTCTACAAGGAAACCGGCCAGAAGCTCCCAGGCCCCGTCACCGTCCTCATCGAGGGCGAAGAAGAACACGGCAGCGAGAACCTGCCTCGTTTCCTCAACGAGCAAAAAAAGCTACTCAACGCCGACATCGTCCTCATCTCCGACACCAGCATGTGGAAACCCGGCCTGCCCGCCATCTGCTACGCCCTCCGCGGACTCGTCTACTTCGACCTCGAACTCCGCGGACCGAAGATCGACCTCCACTCCGGCGTCTTCGGCGGCACCACCGCCAACCCCGCCACCATCCTCACCCGCGTCCTCGGACAGCTCTTCGACGACCACAACCGCATCAACATCCCCGGCTTCTACGACGACGTCGACCCCGTCACCCCCGAAGAACGAGACCGCTGGGACGAACTCGGCTTCAACGAAAACGACTACCTCGGGCCCGTCGGCGGATCGGCCTACGGCGAAAAAGACCTCGACACCCTCACCCGACGCTGGGCACGCCCCAGCTGCGACATCAACGGCCTCGACGCCGGCTACACCGGCGAGGGCGCCAAGACCGTCCTCCCCGCCGTCGCACGAGCCAAGGTCAGCTTCCGCATCCCCGCCAGCATGAACCCCGACAAGGTCGCCCGGCAGTTCGACGACTGGCTCCGCGCCTGCGACACCGGCCCCTGCACCTGGGAACGCATCGACTGCCTGAGCAAGGCCGCCTCCGTCGCCACACCCACCGACTCCCCGCACATCCAGGCCGTCTCCCGCGCCGTCGTCACCACCACCGGCAACCCGCCCGCCATGGTCCGCGAGGGCGCTACGATCCCCGTCGTCGCCGAGTTCAAGACACAACTCGGACTCGACAGCATCCTCCTCGGATTCGGCCTCGAAACCGACGCCATCCACTCCCCCAACGAGCACTTCGGCATCGAACGCTTCCGACTCGGCTGCAAGACCCACGCCGCCCTGCTCGCCGAGATCGCGGCCGGCTGA
- the pgl gene encoding 6-phosphogluconolactonase, with translation MAATELHLPGGVCIAPDTEELFEHMGRALMASAFRAVDERGAFHLALSGGGTPEPFYMRLMVDPLFRGIPWQQTHLWIVDERRVPPTDDKSNWKMIRECLADHVPMSARQKHPMPVMDRDPAEAYEAELAEVFELAGGPGVGSIPRMDVVLLGMGGDAHTASLFPESDAIGVADRWIVVNAGPSVTPPDRVTMTYPLINAAREVMPLVVGGGKAATIRRISDQLATGEVDRVLLPITGVDPQRFVPAGLDGEPGTMTWFMDKAAAGG, from the coding sequence ATGGCGGCAACCGAGCTGCACCTGCCCGGCGGGGTCTGTATCGCGCCGGATACCGAGGAGCTTTTCGAGCACATGGGCCGTGCGTTGATGGCGTCGGCCTTCCGCGCGGTGGACGAGCGTGGCGCGTTTCATCTGGCGTTGTCGGGCGGTGGGACGCCTGAGCCGTTCTACATGCGTCTGATGGTGGACCCGCTTTTTCGGGGCATCCCGTGGCAGCAGACGCACCTGTGGATCGTGGACGAGCGTCGGGTGCCGCCGACGGACGACAAGAGCAACTGGAAGATGATCCGCGAGTGTTTGGCCGATCACGTGCCGATGTCGGCGCGTCAGAAGCACCCGATGCCGGTGATGGACCGTGATCCGGCGGAGGCGTATGAGGCGGAGCTGGCTGAGGTGTTCGAGCTGGCGGGCGGTCCGGGCGTGGGCTCGATCCCGCGGATGGACGTGGTGCTGCTGGGGATGGGCGGGGATGCGCACACGGCGTCGCTTTTTCCCGAGAGTGACGCGATCGGCGTCGCGGACCGCTGGATCGTGGTGAACGCGGGGCCGAGCGTGACGCCTCCGGACCGCGTGACGATGACGTACCCGCTGATCAATGCGGCGCGTGAGGTGATGCCTCTGGTTGTGGGCGGGGGCAAGGCGGCGACGATCCGCAGGATCTCGGATCAGCTCGCGACGGGCGAGGTGGACCGGGTGTTGCTGCCGATCACGGGCGTGGACCCGCAGCGTTTCGTGCCGGCCGGTCTCGACGGGGAGCCGGGCACGATGACGTGGTTCATGGATAAGGCGGCGGCGGGCGGCTGA
- the zwf gene encoding glucose-6-phosphate dehydrogenase, which translates to MPTPTNQNCLLVIFGASGDLTKRKLIPALYALWRNGTLPESFAVVGIARSDYGDEAYRELLYDFNPSAYDEDASKWAEFSQRVHYLSADSTKAEAWPEIERRLCGLSQQYKTGDNVLFYLSLAPQFFEPVIRHIGQSGLVTEGRRYCSLTPERPWQRIVIEKPFGSDPGSAVKLNQVLAEVFDESAIYRIDHYLGKELVQNMMVLRFANSLFEPIWNQRYVDHVQITASETVGVEGRGSYYDSPAGGAMRDMVQSHLLQVLSIVAMEPPVSLAADDIRTEKIKIFKALRVPTASEVPEIAVRGQYGAGAVSGVSVPAYRDEDGVAADSQTDTFAAMKLKVDTWRWGSVPFYLRSGKAMAEKKTEIVVYLKPTPHVLFREQAQKLKANQILISIQPDEGIRLRFEGKVPGPGMQIKDVVMDFDYVKQWEASPPDGYATLLHDCIRGDQTLFKHRDEIECAWDAVQPVIDYWHNNPQDDLPNYNAGTWGPSASDIMMARDGRYWHNF; encoded by the coding sequence ATGCCTACGCCGACGAACCAGAACTGTCTGCTCGTGATCTTCGGGGCCTCCGGGGATCTGACCAAGCGCAAGCTGATCCCGGCGCTGTATGCGCTGTGGCGGAACGGGACGCTGCCCGAGTCGTTCGCGGTGGTGGGCATCGCGCGGAGCGACTACGGCGACGAGGCGTATCGTGAGCTTCTTTATGACTTCAACCCGTCGGCGTACGACGAGGACGCGTCGAAGTGGGCGGAGTTTTCGCAGCGGGTGCATTACCTGTCTGCAGACTCGACGAAGGCGGAGGCGTGGCCGGAGATCGAGCGTCGGCTGTGCGGGTTGAGTCAGCAGTACAAGACGGGCGACAACGTTCTGTTTTATCTGTCGCTGGCGCCGCAGTTCTTCGAGCCGGTGATCCGTCACATCGGCCAGTCGGGACTGGTCACGGAGGGGCGTCGGTACTGCTCGCTGACGCCTGAGCGGCCGTGGCAGCGGATCGTGATCGAGAAGCCGTTCGGCAGCGATCCGGGGTCGGCGGTGAAGCTGAACCAGGTGTTGGCGGAGGTGTTCGACGAGTCGGCGATCTACCGCATCGATCACTACCTGGGCAAGGAGCTGGTGCAGAACATGATGGTTCTGCGTTTTGCCAACTCGCTGTTCGAGCCGATCTGGAACCAGCGTTACGTCGATCACGTTCAGATCACGGCGAGTGAGACGGTGGGCGTGGAGGGGCGGGGGTCGTATTACGACTCGCCGGCGGGTGGTGCGATGCGTGACATGGTGCAGAGCCACCTGCTGCAGGTGTTGTCGATCGTGGCGATGGAGCCGCCTGTGAGTCTGGCTGCGGACGACATCCGGACGGAGAAGATCAAGATCTTCAAGGCGCTGCGTGTGCCGACGGCGTCTGAGGTGCCGGAGATCGCGGTGCGTGGTCAGTACGGCGCGGGCGCGGTCAGCGGGGTGTCGGTGCCTGCGTACCGTGACGAGGATGGTGTGGCGGCGGATAGCCAGACGGACACGTTCGCGGCGATGAAGCTGAAGGTGGACACGTGGCGGTGGGGGAGCGTGCCGTTCTATCTGCGTTCGGGCAAGGCGATGGCGGAGAAGAAGACGGAGATCGTGGTCTATCTCAAGCCGACGCCTCACGTGCTGTTCCGCGAGCAGGCGCAGAAGCTCAAGGCGAACCAGATCCTGATCTCGATCCAGCCGGACGAGGGGATCCGTCTGCGGTTTGAGGGCAAGGTTCCGGGCCCGGGGATGCAGATCAAGGACGTGGTGATGGATTTTGATTACGTGAAGCAGTGGGAGGCCTCGCCGCCGGACGGTTACGCGACGCTGCTGCACGACTGCATCCGTGGCGACCAGACGCTGTTCAAGCACCGTGACGAGATCGAGTGTGCGTGGGACGCGGTGCAGCCGGTGATCGATTACTGGCACAACAACCCGCAAGACGACCTGCCGAACTACAACGCGGGGACGTGGGGCCCGTCGGCGTCGGACATCATGATGGCGCGTGACGGCCGTTACTGGCACAATTTCTAG
- the mnmG gene encoding tRNA uridine-5-carboxymethylaminomethyl(34) synthesis enzyme MnmG, whose translation MATVDAASFDVIVIGGGHAGAEAAWASCNLLREVWLDSGGRAGRVALVTIDPGKTGVMSCNPAIGGLAKGQIVRELDALGGLMPLAADATGIQFRVLNRSKGPAVRGPRCQSDKYAYAREVQRLLGTRENLTVVTGAVEDLVVEGGRCAGVGVRTAEGVVGLRGGAVVLTTGTFMRGLMHTGERTEEGGRVGEKPAVGISASLAGLGFELARLKTGTPPRLKAGTIDFASLERQPGDDEPEAFSDLSAHPLAGEFGLADQAAYGRVAERFPVLEQRDCWITRTSRAVHNVIRANLERAPMYNGQIETAGPRYCPSIEDKVVRFADREAHHVFLEPESLETDEIYCNGISTSLPGDVQERVVRGMPGCERAEILRYGYAVEYDMVPPHQIDATTMTKRLPGLFLAGQINGTSGYEEAAGQGLLAGLNAVRWLRGEDFVRFGREEAYIGVLMDDLVTKIPREPYRMFTSRAEHRLLLRADNAWDRLAGRAHGWGLLDEAHSALYRRREAASLAARRVLASATVDGVGLGQWLRRPDAAEDRVAAVVAAGSGDALAAHGSVLRSLIADERYRGYIERQRREVERLREHETTALPTDLDYATVSGLRTEAALALNRFRPATLGQASRIEGVNPSDLMLVRVRVLRGDQRRAS comes from the coding sequence ATGGCTACGGTGGATGCCGCGAGCTTTGATGTGATTGTGATCGGCGGCGGGCACGCCGGCGCGGAGGCCGCGTGGGCGTCGTGCAACCTGCTGCGTGAGGTGTGGCTGGATTCGGGCGGGCGTGCGGGGCGGGTCGCGCTGGTGACGATCGATCCGGGCAAGACGGGGGTGATGTCGTGCAACCCGGCGATCGGCGGGCTGGCGAAGGGTCAGATTGTGCGGGAGCTGGATGCTCTGGGCGGGCTGATGCCTCTGGCGGCGGACGCGACGGGGATTCAGTTTCGGGTGTTGAATCGGTCGAAGGGGCCCGCGGTTCGGGGGCCGCGTTGCCAGAGCGACAAGTACGCTTACGCGCGGGAGGTGCAGCGGCTGCTGGGAACGCGTGAGAACCTGACGGTGGTGACCGGCGCGGTTGAGGACCTTGTGGTGGAGGGCGGCCGGTGTGCGGGTGTGGGCGTTCGGACGGCGGAGGGTGTGGTTGGGCTTCGTGGCGGGGCGGTGGTGCTGACGACCGGGACGTTCATGCGTGGGCTGATGCACACGGGTGAGCGGACCGAGGAGGGCGGTCGTGTCGGTGAGAAGCCGGCGGTGGGGATCTCGGCATCGCTGGCGGGGTTGGGTTTTGAGTTGGCGCGGCTCAAGACGGGGACGCCGCCTCGGCTGAAGGCGGGGACGATTGATTTCGCGTCGCTTGAGCGTCAGCCGGGCGACGATGAGCCGGAGGCGTTTTCGGACCTGTCGGCGCACCCGCTGGCGGGCGAGTTCGGGCTGGCGGATCAGGCGGCTTACGGGCGCGTGGCGGAGCGGTTCCCGGTGCTGGAGCAGCGTGACTGCTGGATCACGCGGACGAGTCGGGCGGTGCACAACGTGATCCGTGCGAATCTCGAGCGTGCTCCGATGTACAACGGTCAGATCGAGACGGCGGGGCCTCGTTATTGCCCGTCGATCGAGGACAAGGTGGTTCGGTTCGCGGACCGCGAGGCCCATCACGTGTTCCTGGAGCCGGAGTCGCTGGAGACGGACGAGATTTACTGCAACGGGATCTCGACGTCGCTGCCCGGCGACGTTCAGGAGCGTGTGGTGCGCGGGATGCCGGGCTGTGAGCGTGCGGAGATTCTGCGTTACGGGTATGCGGTGGAGTACGACATGGTTCCGCCTCACCAGATCGACGCGACGACGATGACCAAGCGTCTGCCGGGGCTGTTTCTGGCGGGTCAGATCAACGGGACGTCGGGTTATGAGGAGGCGGCGGGGCAGGGGTTGCTGGCGGGGTTGAATGCGGTGCGTTGGCTCCGTGGCGAGGACTTCGTGCGTTTCGGTCGTGAGGAGGCGTACATCGGCGTGCTGATGGACGACCTGGTGACGAAGATCCCGCGCGAGCCGTACCGGATGTTCACGTCGCGTGCGGAGCACCGGTTGCTGCTGCGTGCGGACAACGCGTGGGACCGGCTGGCGGGGCGTGCGCACGGGTGGGGTCTGCTGGATGAGGCGCACAGCGCGTTGTATCGGCGTCGCGAGGCGGCTTCGCTGGCGGCGCGGCGGGTGCTGGCTTCGGCGACGGTGGATGGCGTGGGGCTGGGTCAGTGGCTGCGGCGGCCGGACGCGGCGGAGGATCGTGTTGCGGCGGTGGTGGCGGCGGGTTCGGGTGACGCGTTGGCGGCGCACGGTTCGGTGTTGCGTTCGCTGATCGCGGACGAGCGTTACCGCGGGTACATCGAGCGTCAGCGGCGTGAGGTGGAACGTCTGCGTGAGCACGAGACGACGGCGTTGCCGACGGACCTGGACTACGCGACGGTGTCGGGCTTGCGTACGGAGGCGGCGTTGGCGTTGAATCGTTTTCGGCCGGCGACGCTGGGTCAGGCGTCACGGATCGAGGGCGTGAATCCTTCCGACCTGATGCTGGTGCGTGTGCGTGTGCTGCGTGGCGATCAGCGTCGGGCCTCGTAA
- a CDS encoding 2-oxoacid:ferredoxin oxidoreductase subunit beta, which produces MISQNTPLAVLKPKDFASDQDVRWCPGCGDYAILKQTQKVLANLGSRRENTVFVAGIGCSSRFPYYMGTYGFHTIHGRGAAVATGVKIANPELDVWLVTGDGDGLSIGGNHLMHALRRNVGLNIMLFNNRIYGLTKGQYSPTSEQGKKTPSTPMGSIDPPLSPLSIAVAAEASFVARSVDVDKSLTDVLETAAKHPGTSLVEIYQDCNVFNHEAFAYATGRRGFEKEDHVLRLEAGQPMIFGKDRDKGIRLTDLKPEVVQLGDGVSEADLLVHDPSDHCLAFLLSRLRHPEFPEPVGVIYAAEKPRYEELVAGQVAEARERRPDANLRDLLHAGETFTVEA; this is translated from the coding sequence ATGATTTCACAGAACACGCCACTTGCCGTTTTGAAGCCGAAGGATTTCGCGTCGGATCAGGACGTGCGCTGGTGCCCGGGGTGCGGCGACTACGCGATTCTGAAGCAGACGCAGAAGGTGCTGGCGAACCTGGGTTCCCGGCGTGAGAACACGGTGTTCGTGGCGGGCATCGGTTGTTCGTCGCGTTTCCCTTATTACATGGGGACGTACGGGTTCCACACGATTCACGGTCGTGGTGCGGCGGTGGCGACGGGGGTGAAGATCGCGAACCCGGAGCTGGACGTCTGGCTGGTGACGGGAGACGGCGACGGGTTGTCGATCGGCGGGAATCACCTGATGCACGCGCTGCGTCGGAACGTCGGTCTGAACATCATGCTGTTCAACAACCGGATTTACGGGTTGACGAAGGGTCAGTACTCGCCGACGTCGGAGCAGGGCAAGAAGACGCCCTCGACGCCGATGGGCTCGATCGACCCGCCGTTGTCGCCACTGTCGATCGCGGTGGCGGCGGAGGCGTCGTTCGTGGCGCGGTCGGTGGACGTGGACAAGAGCCTGACGGACGTGCTGGAGACGGCGGCGAAGCATCCGGGCACGTCGCTGGTGGAGATCTACCAGGACTGCAACGTGTTCAACCACGAGGCGTTTGCGTACGCGACGGGCCGGCGCGGGTTCGAGAAGGAGGATCACGTGCTGCGTCTGGAGGCGGGGCAGCCGATGATCTTCGGCAAGGACCGCGACAAGGGCATCCGGCTGACGGACCTCAAGCCCGAGGTGGTGCAACTGGGCGACGGCGTGAGCGAGGCGGATCTGCTGGTGCACGATCCGTCGGATCACTGCCTGGCGTTTTTGCTGAGCCGGCTGCGACATCCGGAGTTTCCCGAACCGGTGGGCGTGATCTATGCTGCGGAGAAGCCACGTTACGAGGAGCTGGTCGCGGGCCAGGTGGCCGAGGCGCGGGAGCGTCGGCCGGACGCGAACCTTCGCGACCTGCTGCACGCGGGTGAGACGTTCACGGTCGAGGCCTGA
- a CDS encoding 2-oxoacid:acceptor oxidoreductase subunit alpha — MSSGDGVSVAQKPAKRLTSAVIRFAGDSGDGMQMAGTQFTDTSALFGNDVATLPDFPAEIRAPAGTVAGVSGFQINFASEDIHTPGDRVNALIAMNPAALKAHIVDVEPGGLVIVNETEFTKVNLKKAKYAEGYNPLDDEVLNSSYQLLRVPISRLNSEALAETGLGAKDAGRCRNMYALGIVYWLYGRPLETTVTFIENYFTKKKKRPEVAEANIKALKAGYYFGETAEIFSTRYAIDKAEIAPGVYRKVTGNDALAMGLIAASELSGKDLVYCSYPITPASTILHALSAQKQFGVKTFQAEDEIAACCAAIGASYAGQIGVTGTSGPGLALKGEAMGLAVITELPLIVVNVQRGGPSTGLPTKTEQADLLQAMYGRNSDSPVVVLAPSSPGDCFEIGIEAARIAMQHMTPVVILTDGYLANGAEPWAIPDVEKLEPIELPEAGDASSFEPYARDEKGVRPWASPGMAGFEHRIGGLEKEHVTGNVSYDPENHQLMTLLRQQKIDKVAEQVPAIEPYGDADAELLVLGWGGPCGSIYTAVERARERGLKVAGAHLRYLNPMPMNLGEVLKRFPRVLIPEINMGQLRSMLRAKFLVDARGLNKVQGRPFLVEEISMAIDRMLDGTWGDAEALMPRNGELVLPRPWTN, encoded by the coding sequence ATGAGTTCAGGTGACGGTGTGTCGGTAGCGCAGAAGCCGGCGAAGCGATTGACGTCGGCGGTGATTCGGTTTGCGGGCGATTCTGGCGACGGCATGCAGATGGCCGGGACGCAGTTCACGGACACGTCGGCGTTGTTCGGCAACGACGTGGCGACGCTGCCCGATTTCCCCGCGGAGATCCGCGCTCCCGCGGGTACGGTGGCGGGTGTTTCGGGTTTTCAGATCAATTTTGCATCGGAGGACATTCACACGCCGGGCGACCGTGTGAACGCGTTGATCGCGATGAACCCGGCGGCGCTCAAGGCGCACATCGTTGACGTTGAGCCGGGCGGTCTGGTGATTGTGAACGAGACCGAGTTCACGAAGGTGAATCTGAAGAAGGCGAAGTACGCGGAGGGTTACAACCCGCTGGATGACGAGGTGCTCAACAGCAGCTATCAGTTGCTGCGTGTGCCGATCAGCCGATTGAACAGCGAGGCGCTGGCGGAGACGGGGCTGGGCGCGAAGGACGCGGGGCGCTGCCGGAACATGTACGCGTTGGGGATTGTTTACTGGTTGTACGGTCGTCCGCTGGAGACGACGGTCACGTTCATCGAGAACTACTTCACGAAGAAGAAGAAGCGTCCGGAGGTCGCCGAGGCGAACATCAAGGCGTTGAAGGCGGGGTATTACTTCGGCGAGACGGCGGAGATTTTCTCGACGCGTTACGCGATCGACAAGGCGGAGATCGCGCCGGGCGTGTACCGGAAGGTGACGGGGAATGACGCTTTGGCGATGGGCTTGATCGCGGCGTCGGAGCTGTCGGGCAAGGACCTGGTGTACTGCTCGTACCCGATCACGCCGGCGAGCACGATCCTGCACGCGTTGTCGGCGCAGAAGCAGTTCGGGGTGAAGACGTTTCAGGCGGAGGACGAGATCGCGGCGTGCTGTGCGGCGATCGGCGCCTCGTACGCTGGCCAGATCGGTGTGACGGGGACGTCGGGTCCGGGTCTCGCGCTCAAGGGCGAGGCGATGGGTCTGGCGGTGATCACCGAGTTGCCGTTGATCGTGGTGAACGTTCAGCGCGGGGGGCCTTCGACGGGTCTGCCGACGAAGACGGAGCAGGCTGATCTTCTGCAGGCGATGTACGGGCGGAACTCGGACTCGCCGGTGGTGGTGCTGGCGCCCTCGTCGCCTGGGGACTGTTTCGAGATCGGGATTGAGGCGGCTCGGATCGCGATGCAGCACATGACGCCCGTGGTGATTCTGACAGACGGGTACCTGGCCAACGGTGCGGAGCCGTGGGCGATCCCGGACGTGGAGAAGCTGGAGCCGATCGAGTTGCCGGAAGCGGGCGATGCTTCGTCGTTTGAGCCTTACGCTCGTGATGAGAAGGGTGTGCGTCCGTGGGCGTCGCCCGGGATGGCGGGCTTCGAGCACCGGATCGGCGGTCTGGAGAAGGAGCACGTAACGGGGAACGTGTCGTACGACCCGGAGAACCACCAGCTGATGACGCTGCTGCGTCAGCAGAAGATCGACAAGGTCGCCGAGCAGGTCCCGGCGATCGAGCCTTACGGCGACGCGGACGCGGAGTTGCTGGTGCTGGGCTGGGGCGGCCCGTGCGGGTCGATCTACACGGCGGTGGAGCGTGCGCGGGAGCGTGGTCTGAAGGTGGCGGGGGCGCATCTGCGTTATCTCAACCCGATGCCGATGAATCTCGGCGAGGTGCTCAAGCGTTTCCCGCGGGTGCTGATCCCGGAGATCAACATGGGGCAGCTGCGGTCGATGCTGCGTGCGAAGTTTTTGGTCGATGCGCGGGGTCTGAACAAGGTGCAGGGGCGTCCGTTCCTGGTTGAGGAGATCTCGATGGCGATCGATCGGATGCTGGACGGGACGTGGGGTGATGCGGAGGCGTTGATGCCGCGCAACGGCGAGCTGGTGCTTCCCCGGCCGTGGACAAACTGA
- a CDS encoding fluoride efflux transporter FluC translates to MSELLKLGLIGLAGGLGAVSRYGVNALCAWGLRGWGAPGWVWGTLVANVAGCFAFGLVWALTESRWPGAEGVRYVVLVGFLGSFTTFSTFGFEALGFGVNHRYGMMAVHVLAHVILGVLGVWLGMMLGGRTPSL, encoded by the coding sequence GTGAGCGAGTTGCTGAAGCTGGGTCTGATCGGTTTGGCGGGGGGGCTGGGTGCGGTGTCGCGTTACGGGGTGAACGCGTTGTGCGCGTGGGGATTGCGGGGATGGGGGGCACCCGGTTGGGTGTGGGGGACGCTGGTGGCGAACGTGGCGGGTTGTTTTGCGTTCGGGCTGGTCTGGGCGTTGACCGAGTCGCGTTGGCCGGGCGCGGAGGGGGTTCGGTACGTGGTGCTGGTGGGTTTTCTGGGGTCCTTCACGACGTTCTCGACGTTCGGGTTCGAGGCGCTGGGTTTCGGGGTGAATCACCGGTACGGGATGATGGCGGTGCACGTTCTGGCGCACGTCATTCTGGGGGTTCTGGGTGTCTGGCTGGGGATGATGCTGGGCGGGCGGACGCCAAGCCTTTAA